CTTTTGAAGATAGAGAGGCTCTATCTCGTAGTAATGCACAAATCTTCCTTCTTTAAACGCCTTTTCTGTTTCCTCAACGAGCACTTTCGGTGATATGAAGATTTCTTCTTCCAGAACAGCGGAGGGTTTTGTTTCTGAAAGGATCTTCTGTACCTCCTCGTCTGAGAAAACGGAGGGTTCTTTGATGGTGTTCAGAAGATCTCCCTGTTTCGAGTAGACTGCAAAGTAGCGATAACCCTTACGTGCCCTTCTGGAAACAAGGACCGTACCATCGATGGGAAGGCTCTTCACGGCCATTTCGAAAGAGTTCAGAGGAACAACGGGAATATCGAAAGGAGCCGTTATACCTATGATGGTTGCGATTCCAACTCTGAGTCCAGTTAGCGTCCCAGGGCCGATACCCACTCCCACAGCGCTCAGATCTTTCACAGAGATACTATTTTCACTCAAGAGCCTCTCTATCAGAACAGGAAGTACCTCTGCGTGTTTTTTCTGCCCTGTGTAGGAGACTTCGATTACATCTTCATCTCTTTTCAGACCAACTCTTATTCTTTGAGAGGTATCCAGCGCCAGCACGATCATTTTTTCACCTCATATTATGCTGTCCACTTCTCGTACGAAGAATTCGTAGTTTTTAAAATCCCAGCCTCTTCTTTCAAAAAAGTACTTCATGAAATCTGCCACCACTTCATCTCTGTTTTTGCTCTTCACGGCGGAGTACGGAACGTAGAGTGCGTATCTGTTTCCCTCTGAATGGATCTTCATGTAATCGTGATCTTCCAAATAGGAGGCTTCTTCCACGAAGACGTTCAGAGTCGCCCACTCTCCAAGGGGAAGTCTGGTGGCATCGGTTTCCGGGATTAAGGCTTTCAAAATAAAACTCGGAATTTGTTCCTGATCTTCCAAAACGTTGATCTTGAGGAAAATCCTTCCTGCCGACTCCGAGTTCACAACGTCCAAGGTGATACCGGTTTCTCGCAAGATCTCCCTGATTTTCTTCTCGAAGTCTCTGGTATCTATGTCCTTTCTCCGGTAGAAGATCTCCAGGCTGTCCATCAGTTTCAACGCCTACACCCCTTTCTTCACACCAAAACCCTCTTTCTCCACATTACCAAGAGGTTCCACGTGTATCGTCAAATCCTCTATATCGTCTCTTTTGCTCATTATCTCTTCTCTTATTTTCACGGTCAGGTCGTGAGCGTCTTCCACGGTCATCGATCCATCAACTTCTATATCCATCTCTATGTAATATTTCGTTCCCACTTTTCTCACCCTGACCCTGTGAGGGTTGTGTACATCTGGAAACTTTTCTAAAACCCTGAAGATGTCTGTGTATATATCTAATTCCGATTCTTTCATTCCATCCATCAACTCGAAGGCAGCCTCGTAGAAGATCTGGAAAGAAGTTCTGAGGATCATTATCGAAACGAATATCGCAAGAACACTGTCCAGCCACCACCAACCGAGTGTCTTCATCGCTATCATTCCAGCCAGCACGGCGCCGGAGATCATGATGTCGTTTCTCATGTTCAGAGCGTCACTGATCGTGGCAAGGCTGTTGAGACGCTTTCCAAGTGACAGTTTGTACAGGAAAAGGAAAGTTTTTCCTGCAGCAGAAGCCCCAACAACGAAGAAGGCAGGAAAAGTTAACTCCAGAGAGATCTCGCCGGTGATCAGTCTTTTTATGGACTCTAGCAACAAGGAAGCTCCTGCATAGAACATGATGAACGAGATGATCTTTGAAGCCACAGCCTCCACTCTTCCGTGACCGTAGGGATGAGTTCTGTCGGGGGGTTTTCCCGAAATGCGCGCCGACAGGAGAATGACAAAAGATGTGAATATGTCGGTTGACGTATCTATTCCATCTGCAAGTATCGCATAACTTCCTGTGAAAAGTCCTGTGATCACCTTCAACAACGCAAGGGCAGTGTTCCCAACGATTCCAACCCAGGCACCCTTTTTTATCTCATCGTGCCTTTCCAACGAACCTCACCTCAATGAGAAAAGGCCCACCGGAGTGGGCCTTTTTCATCTCTTTATTGAGTAGAAGGAAGAAAACCCTCTGAACTCTGCCACTTTTCCAAGCTCTTCCTCAATTCTCAGAAGTTGATTGTACTTGGCGATCCTTTCGCTTCTGGACAGAGATCCCGTCTTGATGAATCCGGCGTTGGTTGCCACCGCAAGATCTGCTATGAAGGTGTCTTCACTCTCTCCGGATCTGTGGGAGATGATGGCCGTCATGTTGTTCTTCTGAGCGAGTTCCACTGCATCGAGTGTTTCCGTGACGGTTCCTATCTGGTTGAGCTTTATGAGAATGGAGTTTGTCGCTTTGAGTTCGATTCCTTTGGAGAGTCTCTTAACGTTGGTCACGTAGAGATCGTCTCCCACGATCTGAACCTTGTGTCCTACCCTCTTGGTGAATTCGACAAACGCATCCCAATCTTCTTCTGCAAACGGATCTTCGATGGATATGATTGGATATTTTGCTACCAGTTCCTCGTAGTATCCCATGAGTACCTCGCTGGATTTTTCCTCGCCGTCAACGAAGTAGACTCCCTTTTCTTCGTCGTAGAAGGAGGATGCAGCACAGTCGAGGGCGATGAACACCTGCTCACCGGGGATGTAACCAGCCTTCTCTATGGCTTCAATCAGTATCTTTATCGCCTCTTCGTTGGATGAGAGGTTCGGTGCGAATCCACCTTCGTCGCCGACCGCCGTCACGTGTCCAGAGTCGTGAAGGATCTTCTTGAGGGTGTGGAAGATCTCGGCTCCTGCTCTCAGGGCTTCTCTGAAACTGTCAAATCCCGCTGGAACGATCATGAACTCCTGGAGGTCAAGGTTGTTATCTGCATGCTGACCACCGTTTATTACGTTCATGAGAGGAACGGGAAGTACCTTCGCATTGACTCCACCGAGGTATTTGTACAGTGGAAGTCCCAGATAGTTCGCCGCCGCTCTTGCCACTGCCATGGAGACAGCGAGAATAGCGTTGGCACCGAGTTTTGATTTGTTTTCTGTGCCGTCGAGTTCGATCAGTGTTTTGTCCACAAGGGGCTGATCGAAGGCGTTCATGCCGATCAGAGCGGGGGCGATTGTTTCGTTGACATTTT
This genomic window from Thermotoga sp. SG1 contains:
- the tsaB gene encoding tRNA (adenosine(37)-N6)-threonylcarbamoyltransferase complex dimerization subunit type 1 TsaB; amino-acid sequence: MIVLALDTSQRIRVGLKRDEDVIEVSYTGQKKHAEVLPVLIERLLSENSISVKDLSAVGVGIGPGTLTGLRVGIATIIGITAPFDIPVVPLNSFEMAVKSLPIDGTVLVSRRARKGYRYFAVYSKQGDLLNTIKEPSVFSDEEVQKILSETKPSAVLEEEIFISPKVLVEETEKAFKEGRFVHYYEIEPLYLQKSIAELNWERKRGG
- a CDS encoding DUF3855 domain-containing protein, translated to MDSLEIFYRRKDIDTRDFEKKIREILRETGITLDVVNSESAGRIFLKINVLEDQEQIPSFILKALIPETDATRLPLGEWATLNVFVEEASYLEDHDYMKIHSEGNRYALYVPYSAVKSKNRDEVVADFMKYFFERRGWDFKNYEFFVREVDSII
- a CDS encoding cation diffusion facilitator family transporter, translating into MERHDEIKKGAWVGIVGNTALALLKVITGLFTGSYAILADGIDTSTDIFTSFVILLSARISGKPPDRTHPYGHGRVEAVASKIISFIMFYAGASLLLESIKRLITGEISLELTFPAFFVVGASAAGKTFLFLYKLSLGKRLNSLATISDALNMRNDIMISGAVLAGMIAMKTLGWWWLDSVLAIFVSIMILRTSFQIFYEAAFELMDGMKESELDIYTDIFRVLEKFPDVHNPHRVRVRKVGTKYYIEMDIEVDGSMTVEDAHDLTVKIREEIMSKRDDIEDLTIHVEPLGNVEKEGFGVKKGV
- the eno gene encoding phosphopyruvate hydratase, with product MYVEIVDVRAREVLDSRGNPTVEAEVVLEDGTVGRAIVPSGASTGKFEALEIRDKDKKRYHGKGVLKAVENVNETIAPALIGMNAFDQPLVDKTLIELDGTENKSKLGANAILAVSMAVARAAANYLGLPLYKYLGGVNAKVLPVPLMNVINGGQHADNNLDLQEFMIVPAGFDSFREALRAGAEIFHTLKKILHDSGHVTAVGDEGGFAPNLSSNEEAIKILIEAIEKAGYIPGEQVFIALDCAASSFYDEEKGVYFVDGEEKSSEVLMGYYEELVAKYPIISIEDPFAEEDWDAFVEFTKRVGHKVQIVGDDLYVTNVKRLSKGIELKATNSILIKLNQIGTVTETLDAVELAQKNNMTAIISHRSGESEDTFIADLAVATNAGFIKTGSLSRSERIAKYNQLLRIEEELGKVAEFRGFSSFYSIKR